The following are encoded together in the Ranitomeya imitator isolate aRanImi1 chromosome 4, aRanImi1.pri, whole genome shotgun sequence genome:
- the PRELID1 gene encoding PRELI domain-containing protein 1, mitochondrial produces MVKYFLGLNELRSSWDQVFTAFWQRYPNPYSKHVLTEDILYREVTTDHKLLTRRLLTKTNRLPRWAERFFPANVAHAVYVLEDSIIDVHKKTLTTYTWNINHSTVMSVEERCVYCENSGNKNWTEIRREAWVSSRVFGFSRPIQEFGLARFKSNVTKAIKGYEYILARMHGDLPTRTLVETAKEATEKAKETALAAKERAKDLANKAATSKKQQFV; encoded by the exons ATGGTGAAGTATTTTCTAGGCTTGAATGAGCTGCGTAGCTCATGGGACCAAGTGTTCACCGCTTTTTGGCAGCGTTATCCAAACCCCTACAG CAAACATGTCCTGACCGAAGACATTCTGTACCGTGAGGTAACCACTGACCACAAGCTACTGACCAGAAGACTGTTAACCAAGACCAACCGCCTGCCAAGGTGGGCAGAGCGCTTCTTCCCTGCCAACGTGGCACATGCTGTGTACGTCTTAGAAGACTCCATAATTGATGTCCACAAGAAGACCCTGACCACGTACACGTGGAACATAAACCACAGCACTGTCATG TCTGTGGAGGAACGCTGTGTATACTGTGAAAATTCAGGAAACAAAAATTGGACCGAGATTAGAAGAGAGGCTTGGGTGTCCTCCAGGGTGTTTGGGTTTAGCAGACCAATACAG GAGTTTGGGCTGGCAAGGTTTAAGAGTAACGTGACCAAGGCAATAAAAGGATATGAATATATCCTGGCAAGAATGCACG GCGATTTGCCTACCAGGACATTGGTAGAAACCGCAAAGGAGGCAACAGAAAAAGCAAAAGAAACTGCCCTTGCCGCAAAGGAGAGAGCCAAAGACTTGGCCAATAAGGCAGCTACTAGTAAGAAGCAGCAGTTTGTGTGA